In Halarcobacter bivalviorum, a genomic segment contains:
- a CDS encoding TsoY family (seleno)protein: protein MTLREKFNPMCFLASLGAGGLSVSFFMYLMFLVPHKDTPMATFNHIFPELIKGTWLSFIIALALFGIILFSFFHFKLLIWNTKQFNLYKKSENYKTLITSNAEITLMTIPLTYAMTINVCFVLGAVFVPNLWSIVEYMFPFALLGFVIAGYYALKIVFTYFSRLLVTGDFDFTKNNNLSQMISIFALAMVSVGFAAPGAMSHNIVINALGIFGAIFFGSFAILLLIIKITMGFKNMFEQGISLEASPSLWIILPILTLLGIMMIRVSFGLDHNFDSNMSKSSLFTLTSTILSIQIIFGILGYKVMKMNRYFETYVEEEKTRSSVSFALICPGVAFFVFGMFFINFGLTFNEVIAKYSLAYFLLMIPFIFIQYKTIIYFFKLKRKFNF from the coding sequence ATGACTCTTAGAGAAAAATTTAACCCTATGTGCTTTTTAGCATCACTAGGTGCTGGTGGACTTTCTGTCTCATTTTTTATGTATTTAATGTTTTTAGTACCGCACAAAGATACACCGATGGCAACTTTTAATCATATATTTCCTGAGCTTATAAAAGGAACTTGGCTTTCTTTTATTATTGCTTTAGCTTTATTTGGAATAATATTATTTTCTTTTTTTCATTTTAAATTACTAATTTGGAATACAAAACAATTTAATCTTTATAAAAAAAGTGAAAACTATAAAACTTTAATAACATCAAATGCAGAAATTACTTTAATGACTATTCCTTTAACATATGCAATGACTATAAATGTATGTTTTGTTTTAGGAGCAGTTTTTGTACCAAATCTTTGGTCTATTGTGGAATATATGTTTCCCTTTGCTCTACTTGGATTTGTAATTGCTGGATATTATGCTTTAAAAATTGTTTTTACATATTTTTCAAGACTTTTAGTAACAGGTGACTTTGATTTTACAAAAAACAATAACCTTTCTCAGATGATTTCAATTTTTGCTTTAGCTATGGTTTCAGTTGGATTTGCAGCACCAGGAGCTATGAGTCATAATATTGTAATAAATGCTCTAGGAATTTTTGGTGCTATCTTTTTTGGTTCTTTTGCTATTTTATTACTAATTATTAAAATAACAATGGGGTTTAAAAATATGTTTGAACAAGGTATCTCTTTAGAAGCAAGTCCTTCTTTATGGATTATTTTACCAATTCTTACACTTTTAGGAATTATGATGATAAGAGTATCTTTTGGACTTGACCATAACTTTGATTCAAATATGAGTAAATCTTCTTTATTTACTCTAACTTCTACAATTCTTTCAATTCAAATTATTTTTGGAATATTAGGATATAAAGTAATGAAGATGAATCGATATTTTGAAACTTATGTAGAAGAAGAGAAAACAAGATCTTCTGTCTCTTTTGCACTTATTTGTCCAGGGGTTGCTTTTTTTGTTTTTGGAATGTTTTTTATTAACTTTGGACTTACATTTAATGAAGTTATTGCTAAATATTCACTTGCATATTTTCTATTAATGATTCCTTTTATTTTTATACAATATAAAACTATAATTTACTTCTTTAAATTAAAAAGAAAATTCAACTTTTAA
- a CDS encoding efflux RND transporter permease subunit yields the protein MIKTIINFALKKPILNHFLLFFLLVLSILAYFKIPKEIFPPASLDAVSITGVYAGASSDLLDKMAVEDLEDELVSLEEASDITSIVKNGFFSINIKLKGGYEAQDVIDDVKDIVTKTKVNFPSDMDEPIVKEVIGEIPLITVVVYGDETKERLLEVADDLKSRISTLKDLSSISIWGDSDKELLIKFDENKIVAYGLNLQDVINSVQNISSIFPAGIIKDSTRHYYLSTFNGEKDINKINNTIIKVANQRVLLKDIAKVEFKLADVDNISHFNGKPDVSIGINKSDTGDAIELVQDIKNILIKAKQDYPTLEFDTHTDTSVWIKNRLNTVVSNILFGLCLLFMALFYFINVRIAVVIAIGIPTSFMIGLIAAEAMGYSLNMLSLLGALIALGMLVDEAIVVGENIYRHMEMGKNRFQAALDGAIEVYPAVLTATATTIFAFLPILLMTGEVGKFMKILPIMITILLISSLVEAFFFLPLHAKEIFDVHKKEKRSDRIWEVNKKIYKTVLEFLLKKKYISLFIMVFSIILATIFISSQSRFQFLPDFDSTQIYLNGSVGVGKKIEQTEALVEKIERKIIDEYDFANNIDSVSSVIGMKLDGKNLPQNEEFYFQIFINLYERAPQNIFDKYVNPYLSPKYDDRDMIRQKSAQEIEEELKVLLKPLSSSKDYEEFKLYVPGAGIVKNDLELAISGSNQQDINKAVKVIKEKLNSITGVSNVADDILVGNIELKFKVNEYGQKLGFTENYIVSEVRPFYFKGAYSKMFDDKGIVEVVFQSKNKDELDSINRFEVLIPGTEQKVLLKEVVEIVRKNAQSQIFKENSKRIVSITASIDKVTSSEVFEQLNPILEEQKKFVSIDIKGEQEENEKVQKEMAQAALIAIILIFLALIWMFDSLVKPLIIISTIPLSILGVLVGHLILGLHITMPSLIGMVGLAGVIVNDGIIMMDFIKKAKNLEEMQEYALMRLRPILLTSITTILGLSTLMFFASGQALILQPMAVALGFGILWATILNLYYVPMVYRIVYLRKAE from the coding sequence ATGATAAAAACAATAATTAATTTTGCACTTAAAAAACCTATTCTTAATCATTTCTTACTTTTCTTTTTATTAGTCCTGTCAATACTTGCTTATTTTAAAATTCCTAAAGAGATTTTTCCTCCTGCTTCTTTAGATGCGGTTTCTATTACAGGAGTATATGCAGGTGCTAGTTCTGATTTACTTGATAAGATGGCTGTTGAAGATTTAGAAGATGAATTAGTCTCTTTAGAAGAAGCAAGTGATATTACTTCTATTGTAAAAAATGGCTTTTTCTCAATTAATATTAAACTAAAAGGTGGATATGAAGCTCAAGATGTTATTGATGATGTAAAAGATATTGTAACAAAAACAAAAGTTAATTTTCCTTCAGATATGGATGAACCAATTGTAAAAGAGGTTATAGGTGAGATTCCTCTAATTACAGTTGTTGTTTATGGAGATGAAACGAAAGAGAGGTTACTTGAAGTAGCTGATGATTTAAAATCAAGGATTTCAACTTTAAAAGATTTAAGTTCTATCTCTATTTGGGGAGACTCTGATAAAGAGTTATTAATTAAATTTGATGAAAATAAAATAGTTGCATATGGGTTAAATCTACAAGATGTTATTAATTCTGTACAAAATATTAGTTCAATATTTCCAGCAGGGATTATAAAAGATAGTACAAGACACTATTATTTAAGTACTTTTAATGGCGAAAAAGATATTAATAAAATCAATAACACTATAATTAAAGTTGCAAATCAAAGAGTTTTATTAAAAGATATTGCAAAAGTGGAGTTTAAACTTGCAGATGTAGATAATATCTCTCACTTTAATGGAAAACCTGATGTCTCTATTGGAATAAACAAAAGTGACACAGGAGATGCAATTGAGCTTGTACAAGATATTAAAAATATTTTAATAAAAGCAAAACAAGATTATCCTACTTTAGAGTTTGATACTCATACTGATACTTCTGTTTGGATTAAAAATAGACTTAATACTGTAGTTTCAAATATTCTTTTTGGTCTTTGTCTTCTTTTTATGGCACTTTTTTATTTTATTAATGTAAGAATTGCTGTTGTAATTGCAATAGGAATTCCAACTTCATTTATGATAGGTCTTATTGCAGCTGAAGCGATGGGATATAGTCTTAATATGTTATCTCTTCTTGGAGCTTTAATTGCTTTAGGAATGTTAGTTGATGAAGCTATTGTTGTGGGAGAGAATATATATAGACATATGGAGATGGGAAAAAATAGATTTCAAGCTGCTCTTGATGGAGCAATTGAGGTTTATCCTGCTGTTTTAACTGCAACTGCTACTACAATTTTTGCTTTTTTACCGATTTTACTTATGACAGGAGAGGTTGGTAAGTTTATGAAAATCTTACCAATTATGATTACAATACTTCTAATATCATCTTTAGTAGAGGCTTTTTTCTTTTTACCTTTACATGCAAAAGAGATTTTTGATGTTCATAAAAAAGAGAAAAGGTCTGATAGAATTTGGGAAGTAAATAAAAAAATCTATAAAACAGTTTTAGAGTTTTTATTAAAGAAAAAGTATATCTCTTTATTTATAATGGTTTTTTCTATAATTTTAGCAACTATATTTATCTCTTCTCAATCAAGATTTCAATTTTTGCCAGATTTTGATTCTACCCAAATATATTTAAATGGTTCAGTTGGAGTTGGTAAAAAAATTGAGCAAACAGAGGCTTTAGTTGAAAAGATAGAGAGAAAAATTATAGATGAATATGATTTTGCAAATAATATTGATTCAGTCTCTTCCGTAATTGGAATGAAATTAGATGGAAAAAATCTACCTCAAAATGAAGAGTTTTATTTTCAAATTTTTATAAATCTATATGAACGAGCACCACAAAATATTTTTGATAAATATGTTAATCCTTATTTATCTCCAAAATATGATGATAGAGATATGATTAGACAAAAATCAGCACAAGAGATTGAAGAGGAATTAAAGGTTTTACTTAAACCTTTAAGTAGTAGTAAAGATTATGAAGAGTTTAAACTTTATGTTCCTGGTGCAGGTATTGTAAAAAATGATTTAGAGTTAGCAATTTCGGGTTCAAATCAGCAAGATATTAATAAGGCAGTTAAAGTTATCAAAGAGAAGTTAAACTCAATTACTGGTGTTTCAAATGTTGCAGATGATATTTTAGTTGGAAATATAGAGTTAAAATTCAAAGTAAATGAGTATGGACAAAAACTTGGGTTTACAGAAAACTATATTGTTTCAGAAGTTCGACCTTTCTATTTTAAAGGTGCTTACTCTAAAATGTTTGATGATAAGGGAATTGTAGAGGTAGTTTTTCAAAGTAAGAATAAAGATGAATTAGACTCTATAAATAGATTTGAAGTTTTAATACCTGGAACAGAGCAGAAAGTTCTTTTAAAAGAGGTAGTAGAGATTGTAAGAAAAAATGCTCAATCTCAAATTTTTAAAGAGAATTCAAAAAGAATAGTTTCTATTACAGCAAGTATTGATAAAGTAACTTCTTCTGAGGTTTTTGAACAATTAAATCCTATTTTAGAAGAGCAGAAAAAATTTGTTTCTATTGATATAAAAGGAGAGCAAGAAGAGAATGAAAAAGTTCAAAAAGAGATGGCTCAGGCAGCTTTAATAGCTATAATTCTGATTTTCTTAGCTTTAATTTGGATGTTTGATTCTTTGGTTAAACCTTTAATTATTATTTCAACTATACCTTTATCAATTTTAGGTGTTTTAGTAGGGCACTTAATTTTAGGTTTACATATTACTATGCCAAGTTTAATTGGTATGGTTGGACTTGCAGGTGTTATTGTAAATGATGGAATTATTATGATGGACTTTATTAAAAAAGCTAAAAATTTAGAAGAGATGCAAGAGTATGCACTTATGAGACTTAGACCAATTCTTTTAACTTCAATTACTACAATTTTAGGTTTATCAACATTAATGTTCTTTGCTTCAGGACAAGCTTTGATTCTTCAGCCAATGGCAGTAGCTTTAGGTTTTGGTATTTTATGGGCTACAATTTTAAATCTATATTATGTACCCATGGTATATAGAATTGTATATTTAAGAAAAGCAGAATAG
- a CDS encoding c-type cytochrome — protein sequence MKKVLLLTSVLACVAFANPYAKCVACHGANGEKVALGKSKVIKDMTKAEFIAAMKGYQDDSYGGPMKGLMKAQVAGLSEADIEAIANQIAK from the coding sequence ATGAAAAAAGTTTTACTTTTAACTTCTGTTCTTGCATGTGTAGCATTCGCTAACCCATATGCTAAATGTGTTGCTTGTCACGGTGCAAATGGAGAAAAAGTTGCTTTAGGTAAGTCTAAAGTTATCAAAGATATGACTAAGGCTGAATTCATTGCTGCAATGAAAGGTTACCAAGATGATTCTTATGGAGGACCTATGAAAGGTTTAATGAAAGCTCAAGTAGCTGGTCTTTCTGAAGCTGATATTGAAGCAATTGCTAATCAAATTGCTAAATAA
- a CDS encoding GGDEF domain-containing protein, protein MYKISVSKELFNDIQLKKLKILEKSTSSYWKRELLEPKIINDKIKYSIKQIDKIKITNGLGEEKPQMIIECIKVDYSFKKDLFEFHLGRIIEQKNSNLDENYKDSLIQELLRERALLEDSMNRDHLTGVYNRRKMENDLAMFIHQNNKDLLTAVFIDADRFKGINDNFGHDTGDKALVYLAKKLQEYSNFLNGEVYRYGGEEFLILCFLPQYELKPKLLELKEEIKNQKIYHPKQDITLTVSMGVSFFKDCKTKEELLKKADNAVYKAKEQGRDSIVLV, encoded by the coding sequence ATGTATAAAATTTCTGTAAGTAAAGAACTATTTAATGATATTCAATTAAAAAAATTAAAAATTCTAGAAAAGAGTACTTCCTCTTATTGGAAGCGAGAATTACTTGAACCCAAAATTATAAATGATAAAATAAAATATAGTATAAAACAGATTGATAAAATTAAAATAACTAATGGTTTGGGAGAAGAAAAACCTCAAATGATTATTGAGTGTATTAAGGTTGACTACTCTTTTAAAAAAGATCTTTTTGAGTTTCACTTAGGAAGAATTATTGAACAAAAAAATTCTAATTTAGATGAAAACTATAAAGATAGTTTAATTCAAGAGCTTCTTAGAGAAAGAGCATTATTAGAAGATAGTATGAATAGGGATCATTTAACAGGAGTTTATAATAGACGTAAAATGGAAAATGATTTAGCTATGTTTATACACCAAAATAATAAAGACCTTTTAACCGCTGTTTTTATTGATGCAGATAGATTTAAAGGAATCAATGATAATTTTGGACATGATACTGGAGATAAAGCTTTAGTATATTTAGCAAAAAAGCTACAAGAGTATTCAAATTTTTTAAATGGGGAAGTCTATAGATATGGAGGTGAAGAGTTTTTAATTCTTTGTTTTCTTCCTCAATATGAACTTAAACCAAAATTATTGGAATTAAAAGAAGAGATAAAAAATCAAAAAATTTATCATCCTAAACAAGATATTACTTTAACTGTTAGTATGGGTGTCTCTTTTTTTAAAGATTGTAAAACAAAAGAAGAATTACTTAAAAAAGCTGATAATGCAGTATATAAAGCAAAAGAGCAGGGAAGAGATTCTATTGTGTTAGTTTAA
- a CDS encoding AMP-binding protein, with amino-acid sequence MSINCIRTLIEDANVSHPEKIAIKFNEKEINYKDLLKKVNQIAFYLSELNLPKGSRIGIYSTKSIEQVIAILGILSTDYVLVPLTRLLKPEQVEYIIKDCDIKCIITDRLKLESIEEINFDGQIISYETTHKDIASFEEIFKYYNKPYSCTINGHDNAVITYSFGLTGTPKGIVISHRNLIDSARVVSSYLDLKEDDVISGTLIFNLDYGLNQIFCSLYKRATLALHRFILAGDFFNHLINDEVTVVPLMPINISSMFDEDEHKLPSADLLAKVRVLTSSGGNVTHKMLNDLDKYFPDAKFYSMHGLTEAFRSTYLEPSQIWIRPDSIGKPIPDVELYVLNEEGKECKPREIGELIHRGGYIYKGYWNAPVETSERFKSIQILKDVINLEGQLTDEIVVATGDYVYKDEEGYFYFVSRHDDMIKTRGFRVSPFEIESVVAKNFPMVEQCAIFSIANEEIEEEIVMVYSARSEIASKEIVFELKKHLASYMIPNKIIYKKSLPLVPSDKSKINKEELKQELLKDN; translated from the coding sequence ATGTCTATTAACTGTATTAGAACACTTATTGAAGATGCAAATGTTTCTCATCCAGAAAAAATTGCAATAAAGTTCAATGAAAAAGAGATAAATTATAAAGACCTACTAAAAAAAGTTAATCAAATAGCCTTTTACCTTAGTGAACTTAATTTACCAAAAGGTAGTAGAATTGGTATCTACTCAACAAAAAGTATAGAACAAGTAATTGCTATTTTAGGTATTTTATCAACGGATTATGTATTAGTTCCTCTTACAAGACTACTTAAACCAGAGCAAGTAGAGTATATAATTAAAGATTGTGATATTAAATGTATTATTACAGATAGATTAAAACTAGAATCAATTGAAGAGATTAATTTTGATGGACAAATTATTTCTTATGAAACTACACATAAAGATATTGCTTCATTTGAAGAGATTTTTAAATATTATAATAAACCTTACTCTTGTACAATAAATGGACATGATAATGCTGTAATTACATATTCATTTGGATTAACAGGAACACCTAAAGGTATTGTAATTTCACATAGAAATCTTATTGATTCAGCAAGGGTAGTATCTTCATATTTAGATTTAAAAGAAGATGATGTTATCTCAGGGACACTTATTTTTAATCTTGATTATGGATTAAATCAAATTTTTTGTTCTTTATATAAAAGAGCAACTTTAGCTTTACATAGATTTATTCTTGCTGGTGATTTCTTTAACCATTTAATAAATGATGAAGTTACAGTAGTACCTTTAATGCCTATTAATATCTCTTCAATGTTTGATGAAGATGAACACAAACTTCCTAGTGCTGACCTTTTAGCAAAGGTTAGAGTTCTTACTTCTTCAGGTGGTAATGTAACTCATAAAATGTTAAATGATCTAGATAAGTACTTCCCTGATGCAAAATTTTATTCAATGCATGGATTAACAGAAGCTTTTAGGTCTACATATTTAGAACCATCACAAATTTGGATAAGACCAGACTCAATTGGTAAGCCTATTCCAGATGTTGAACTTTATGTTCTTAATGAAGAAGGTAAAGAGTGTAAACCAAGAGAAATTGGTGAATTAATTCATAGAGGTGGATATATCTATAAAGGATATTGGAATGCTCCTGTTGAAACAAGTGAGCGATTTAAATCTATTCAAATCTTGAAAGATGTAATTAACCTAGAGGGACAACTAACAGATGAAATAGTTGTAGCAACAGGGGATTATGTTTATAAAGATGAAGAGGGTTACTTCTATTTTGTTTCAAGACATGATGATATGATCAAAACAAGAGGTTTTAGAGTAAGTCCTTTTGAGATTGAATCTGTAGTAGCTAAGAACTTTCCTATGGTTGAACAATGTGCTATTTTCTCAATTGCAAATGAAGAGATTGAAGAAGAGATTGTAATGGTTTATAGTGCAAGAAGTGAAATAGCTTCAAAAGAGATTGTTTTTGAGTTAAAAAAACATTTAGCTTCATATATGATTCCAAATAAAATAATTTATAAAAAATCTTTACCTTTAGTTCCTAGTGATAAAAGTAAAATAAACAAAGAAGAGCTTAAACAAGAGCTTTTAAAAGATAACTAA
- a CDS encoding SDR family oxidoreductase: MKVLLTGSTGYIGRRLKQRLLKNKNIQLRLYVRNKKTLSSNLPANIEVFEGDTFNKDNLEKALKDVDVAYYLIHSLSRSDYKNLDKQSAQNFVEIAQKCGVKKIIYLGGLGVKNEQTSEHLLSRIETGEILSSNKNIQTLWFRAGVIIGSGSTSFEIIRNLTEKLPIMTTPKWVNTKAQPIAVDDVLNYLEEALVLKEKQNLIIDIGSEQLTYKEMMLQTAKALGLKRVLIPLPFLSITLSSYWLNLFTPVQFKVAKALIEGLKSEVIIQNNHAKKYFPNIKTISYLEAVKKAVKEIETNQVISRWSDTDYSGKIWDKDHDKEIADAIFLDRKELSFNNLSKEQVFKSFTSIGGKDGWFAYDSLWEIRGFIDKLLGGVGLHRGRKNQYKLSVGESLDFWKVVEIKENERLLLYAQMKVPGTAWLEFKIVENRLIQSAYFYPKGVLGRLYWYSLIPLHYLVFNNMINSIIKKAEKF; this comes from the coding sequence ATGAAAGTTCTACTTACTGGTTCTACAGGATATATCGGTAGAAGATTAAAACAAAGACTGCTAAAAAACAAAAATATTCAACTACGACTTTATGTAAGAAATAAAAAAACTCTCTCTTCAAATCTACCTGCAAATATAGAAGTATTTGAAGGAGATACTTTTAATAAAGATAACTTAGAAAAAGCACTTAAAGATGTTGATGTAGCCTACTATTTAATACACTCTCTTTCAAGAAGTGATTATAAGAATCTGGATAAACAATCTGCACAAAACTTTGTTGAAATAGCTCAAAAATGTGGAGTTAAAAAAATTATATATCTTGGTGGGCTTGGAGTAAAAAATGAACAAACAAGTGAACATCTACTAAGTAGAATAGAAACAGGAGAAATCTTAAGTTCAAACAAAAATATACAAACACTTTGGTTTAGAGCTGGAGTAATTATTGGCTCAGGAAGTACAAGTTTTGAGATAATAAGAAACCTAACAGAAAAACTTCCTATTATGACTACACCTAAATGGGTAAATACAAAAGCTCAACCTATTGCCGTTGATGATGTATTAAACTATTTAGAAGAGGCTTTAGTTTTAAAAGAGAAACAAAATCTTATTATAGATATAGGAAGTGAACAATTAACCTACAAAGAGATGATGCTTCAAACAGCAAAAGCTTTAGGTTTAAAAAGAGTGTTAATCCCTCTTCCTTTTTTATCAATTACACTCTCATCTTATTGGTTAAATCTTTTTACTCCTGTTCAATTTAAAGTTGCAAAAGCTTTAATAGAAGGTTTAAAATCAGAAGTTATTATTCAAAATAATCATGCAAAAAAGTATTTCCCAAATATTAAAACAATCTCTTATCTTGAAGCTGTAAAAAAAGCTGTAAAAGAGATAGAGACAAATCAAGTTATAAGTCGTTGGTCAGATACCGACTATTCTGGTAAAATTTGGGACAAAGACCATGATAAAGAGATTGCTGATGCTATTTTTCTAGATAGAAAAGAGTTAAGTTTTAATAACTTATCAAAAGAGCAAGTATTCAAAAGTTTTACAAGTATTGGAGGGAAAGATGGTTGGTTTGCCTATGATTCTTTATGGGAAATACGAGGTTTCATAGATAAATTACTTGGAGGAGTAGGTCTTCATAGAGGAAGAAAAAACCAATATAAATTAAGTGTAGGTGAAAGCTTAGATTTTTGGAAAGTTGTTGAAATAAAAGAGAATGAAAGATTACTTCTTTATGCTCAAATGAAAGTTCCAGGAACAGCATGGCTTGAGTTTAAAATAGTTGAAAACCGACTTATTCAATCTGCATATTTTTATCCAAAGGGAGTATTGGGAAGATTATATTGGTACTCTTTAATCCCTCTACACTATTTGGTTTTTAATAATATGATTAACTCTATTATAAAAAAAGCAGAAAAGTTTTAA
- a CDS encoding SH3 domain-containing C40 family peptidase, translating into MLLSKLIKSSFLISITILFTSCANKNVEIEDIKKYPQEAKFYLNKNLEFKEQEKYNDKFFEIYFRVWDNPIIKISKKEANWAVKFKNENIYLQNYSKASKSWFEKHFENSNFEEFKTELIRAITIKNSNVRVLPTKEMMFYNPYNAGQGFPFDYNQNSHIKINTPVLISHFSKDKAWAYIKTPSFFGWINTNDLAFVDEKFIKEFKTNSYAITIKDKLNIYDEFFIEKTQLGTIFPISKNSKYLLAKKDDKHNAYLKEIEIEDENITTKPLVFNNENIEKIANELIAEQYGWGGIFGFRDCSSFTQDFYTTFGIYLGRNSRQQTFSGKYFNIKELSNKEKKEFIVKNAKPFKTLIYLKGHIMLYIGASKNEPLVMHNVWGVKTKVYLNKKGRNIIGKNVITTLEFGKELLNYDDSNTVIDKLQGFVILDEEKN; encoded by the coding sequence ATGCTTTTATCTAAATTAATAAAATCAAGCTTTTTAATATCCATAACAATATTATTTACCTCTTGTGCTAATAAAAATGTTGAAATTGAAGATATTAAAAAGTATCCACAAGAAGCAAAATTCTATTTAAATAAAAATTTAGAATTTAAAGAACAAGAAAAATATAATGATAAATTCTTTGAAATATATTTTAGAGTATGGGATAATCCAATAATAAAAATCTCTAAAAAAGAAGCAAATTGGGCAGTAAAATTTAAAAATGAAAATATCTATTTACAAAACTATTCAAAAGCCTCTAAATCATGGTTTGAAAAACATTTTGAGAATTCAAATTTTGAAGAGTTTAAAACAGAATTGATAAGAGCAATTACTATAAAAAATAGTAATGTTAGAGTTTTACCTACAAAAGAAATGATGTTTTACAATCCTTATAATGCAGGGCAAGGTTTTCCTTTTGATTATAATCAAAACTCTCATATAAAAATAAATACACCTGTATTGATTTCTCATTTTTCTAAAGATAAAGCCTGGGCTTATATTAAAACACCCTCTTTCTTTGGTTGGATTAATACTAACGATTTAGCTTTTGTTGATGAAAAGTTTATAAAAGAATTTAAAACAAATAGCTATGCCATAACAATCAAAGATAAACTAAATATTTATGATGAGTTCTTCATAGAAAAGACTCAACTAGGTACTATTTTTCCTATCTCAAAAAATAGTAAATATCTTCTTGCAAAAAAAGATGATAAACATAATGCCTATTTAAAAGAAATAGAAATTGAAGATGAAAATATTACTACAAAACCTTTAGTTTTTAATAATGAAAATATTGAAAAAATAGCAAATGAATTAATTGCTGAACAATATGGTTGGGGAGGAATCTTTGGATTTAGAGACTGCTCTAGCTTTACTCAAGATTTTTATACTACTTTTGGTATTTATCTTGGTAGAAACTCTAGACAACAAACCTTTAGTGGAAAATATTTCAATATTAAAGAGCTTTCAAATAAAGAAAAAAAAGAGTTTATTGTAAAAAATGCAAAACCTTTTAAAACCCTTATTTATTTAAAAGGACATATTATGCTTTATATTGGAGCTAGTAAAAATGAACCTCTTGTAATGCATAATGTTTGGGGAGTAAAAACAAAAGTTTATCTAAATAAAAAAGGAAGAAATATTATAGGTAAAAATGTAATTACTACTTTAGAATTTGGAAAAGAATTACTTAACTATGATGATTCAAATACTGTTATTGATAAGTTACAAGGCTTTGTTATTTTAGATGAAGAAAAAAACTAA
- a CDS encoding glutamate mutase L: protein MSKLENKLLIDVGSTYFKLCTKDSVQQHFRDFNKDIYDDLTYKCGEIIKNYEKENIHICSSANGGLSTLIIGISNSFSLKYATNIAFNSGINIIDTVLYKDIETTSIPSDLIDVVIVVGGIDSVSNIFDEKLFKFLKELNYSNIVYVGSKKDAPYLQKNIENLVILPNIINDKLHVEEENLKEYLTNLYQADIMGKEDIKHLYDITSNQIFSTPYIVNKTLPMIDSKFKVADPYILIDIGGATTDIHYSKDLVDENMVTQNEYDRLVFKKLGVYKSKESLIFAAKNNEFVYELLAHLKVTENIFDESSEKSTRVLMQLAIFLVLCKVSAYRQAYVNLKLLALNSVVFTGGITKVLKQEEIEDIVTFFYKKILNSSHNPTIVMDNNYDVWTLGMLEK, encoded by the coding sequence CAACAACACTTTAGAGATTTTAACAAAGATATTTATGATGATTTAACTTATAAATGTGGTGAAATTATCAAAAACTATGAAAAAGAAAATATTCATATTTGTTCATCAGCAAATGGAGGATTAAGTACTCTTATTATTGGTATTTCTAACTCTTTTTCTTTAAAATATGCAACAAATATCGCTTTTAATTCTGGTATTAATATTATTGATACAGTCTTATACAAAGATATTGAGACAACTTCTATTCCAAGTGATTTAATTGATGTTGTAATAGTTGTAGGAGGAATTGACTCTGTTTCAAATATCTTTGATGAGAAACTATTTAAATTTTTAAAAGAGTTAAACTACTCAAATATTGTTTATGTAGGAAGTAAAAAAGATGCTCCTTATTTACAAAAAAATATTGAAAACTTAGTTATCTTACCAAATATAATCAATGATAAACTTCATGTGGAAGAAGAGAATCTAAAAGAGTATTTAACAAATCTTTATCAAGCTGATATTATGGGGAAAGAAGATATTAAACACCTGTATGATATTACCTCAAATCAAATATTTTCAACTCCATATATAGTAAATAAAACTCTACCTATGATTGACTCAAAATTTAAAGTTGCAGATCCATATATCTTAATTGATATCGGTGGAGCAACTACAGATATTCACTACTCAAAAGATTTAGTTGATGAGAATATGGTAACCCAAAATGAGTATGATAGACTTGTATTTAAAAAACTTGGTGTTTATAAATCAAAAGAGTCTTTAATCTTTGCTGCAAAAAACAATGAGTTTGTATATGAACTATTAGCTCACTTAAAAGTTACAGAAAATATTTTTGATGAATCAAGTGAAAAATCAACAAGAGTTTTAATGCAACTTGCTATCTTCTTAGTACTTTGTAAAGTATCAGCATATAGACAAGCCTATGTAAATTTAAAACTTCTTGCACTTAACTCAGTAGTTTTTACTGGTGGTATAACAAAAGTATTAAAACAAGAAGAAATAGAAGATATAGTAACATTCTTCTATAAAAAAATATTAAATTCAAGCCATAATCCTACAATTGTAATGGATAATAATTATGATGTATGGACACTTGGAATGTTAGAAAAATAA